From one Triticum aestivum cultivar Chinese Spring chromosome 4B, IWGSC CS RefSeq v2.1, whole genome shotgun sequence genomic stretch:
- the LOC123094159 gene encoding horcolin — MVQSPSPVVKLGAWGSDAGAAHDIDVRAAAPHRLESIVVRRGKVIDSVAFTYTDEGGQLHTAGPWGGTGGVEEDTITLGPTEYVTQVAWSVGPFEFKEIDDCVTSLKFVTNQGATYGPFGRGDGAHHSLPVLDGGSLVGMFCRAGDFLHAIGFYVRPLAIVEPTASPAKPEGESLLAVAIEG, encoded by the exons ATG GTGCAGAGCCCGAGCCCGGTGGTGAAGCTGGGGGCATGGGGCAGTGACGCCGGGGCCGCCCACGACATCGACGTCAGGGCTGCGGCGCCGCACCGGCTGGAGAGCATCGTCGTCCGCAGGGGCAAGGTCATCGACTCCGTCGCCTTCACCTACACCGACGAGGGCGGGCAGCTGCACACCGCCGGGCCCTGGGGCGGCACCGGAGGCGTAGAGGAAGACACG ATCACCCTTGGGCCCACGGAGTACGTAACCCAAGTCGCCTGGTCGGTGGGCCCGTTCGAGTTCAAGGAGATCGATGACTGCGTCACCTCACTCAAGTTTGTGACCAACCAGGGGGCCACCTATGGCCCCTTCGGCCGAGGGGACGGCGCGCACCACAGCCTGCCGGTGCTCGACGGTGGCAGCCTCGTCGGCATGTTCTGCCGCGCTGGAGACTTCCTCCACGCCATCGGCTTCTACGTCCGACCCTTGGCCATCGTCGAACCGACAGCCTCGCCGGCCAAGCCTGAGGGGGAGAGTTTGCTTGCCGTAGCCATCGAGGGATAG
- the LOC123094158 gene encoding uncharacterized protein yields MGCLTDKHQSTMKSSNTSPSRLTRKVLYLTPPILLTVFFYLHLETLTLFFTVQCASRLGNGVDDRLRASATFLPLKDTREGADTWFISTLNDTSEPPGEARNLQFPSAASAGRLLCLAAPSRRDGTKNAYALAWPGALPRGAEFRPGLALLSETFYDHSNLWHGLTSLVPLVSWHARRGCGPAPAKWAFFHHGEVRSGMSGWLMSLAEAATGAPVAAEEFGTVPVCFEEAVVFRRNLAGLSTERLLEAFDFIRCKARAKCGVVDTSGAGNETTNLRVTILFRTGGRSFKDEAAVERVFQKECTRVAGPSCVLTVAHSDNLTFCDQVRLLSRTDVFISAHGAQMTNLLFMDRNSSIMEFYPMGWRQRAAGGQFVFRWMASRAGMRHEGSWWDPAGDPCPDGNPDIFSCYKNRRIGMDEAAFSEFAAKVFTANKERKSAKARQGQEARTNCKCS; encoded by the exons ATGGGGTGTCTCACAGACAAACACCAATCCACCATGAAGTCCTCCAACACTAGCCCAAGCCGTCTCACGAGGAAGGTGCTCTACCTCACCCCTCCCATCCTGCTCACTGTCTTCTTCTACCTCCACCTGGAGACCCTCACCCTCTTCTTCACCGTACAATGCGCCAGCAGGCTCGGCAATGGCGTCGACGACCGCCTCCGTGCGTCGGCCACCTTCCTCCCGCTCAAGGACACCCGTGAGGGCGCCGACACGTGGTTCATCAGCACCCTGAACGACACCTCCGAGCCTCCGGGCGAGGCGAGGAACCTTCAGTTTCCGTCCGCTGCCTccgcgggccgcctcctctgccTGGCGGCCCCCTCGCGCCGCGACGGCACGAAGAACGCCTACGCGCTGGCGTGGCCGGGGGCGCTACCCCGCGGCGCGGAGTTCCGGCCGGGCCTTGCTCTCCTGTCCGAGACCTTCTACGACCACTCCAACCTGTGGCACGGGCTCACGTCGCTGGTGCCGTTGGTGTCGTGGCACGCAAGGCGCGGGTGCGGTCCCGCCCCCGCGAAGTGGGCCTTCTTCCACCATGGCGAGGTCAGGTCCGGGATGAGTGGGTGGCTGATGTCACTGGCCGAGGCGGCTACCGGTGCGCCGGTGGCTGCGGAGGAGTTTGGAACTGTCCCGGTGTGCTTCGAAGAGGCCGTCGTCTTCAGGAGAAACCTGGCCGGTTTGAGCACGGAGAGGCTCCTGGAGGCGTTCGACTTCATCCGGTGCAAGGCCAGGGCCAAGTGTGGCGTCGTCGACACGTCCGGTGCCGGCAATGAAACTACAAACCTACGCGTCACCATTCTCTTCCGCACGGGCGGCCGGTCCTTCAAGGACGAGGCGGCTGTCGAGCGGGTGTTCCAGAAGGAGTGCACGCGCGTGGCCGGGCCAAGCTGCGTGCTCACCGTCGCGCATTCCGACAACCTGACCTTCTGCGACCAG GTGAGGTTGCTGAGCAGGACGGACGTGTTCATCTCGGCGCACGGGGCGCAGATGACGAACCTGCTCTTCATGGACCGGAACAGCAGCATCATGGAGTTCTACCCGATGGGGTGgaggcagcgggcggcgggcgggcAGTTCGTGTTCCGGTGGATGGCGAGCCGCGCGGGGATGCGGCATGAGGGCTCGTGGTGGGACCCTGCCGGTGACCCGTGCCCCGATGGCAACCCGGACATCTTCAGCTGCTACAAGAACCGGCGGATTGGGATGGACGAGGCCGCCTTCTCCGAGTTCGCGGCCAAGGTCTTCACCGCTAACAAGGAGCGCAAGTCGGCAAAGGCGCGACAAGGACAAGAAGCAAGAACTAATTGTAAATGCAgctag
- the LOC123090512 gene encoding MDIS1-interacting receptor like kinase 2: MEFQRNKTMLLAMATSPHLKLVLLAILLASFRQAMAAPPPSLLEEQAGALLAWKATIQSPPAQLQSWGNTTTRPCGWYGIKCGQHRARRQEVVITEIFLRGLRLRARLDALNFTVLHTLTSIRLPFNQIRGPFPPALASSLPNLRHLLLQGNKISGEIPWQIKHLESLVGLVLSENHFFGHIPIEVGYLKKLIRLDFSSSNLTGTIPRSLGNCTKLTILYLDGNQLSGLLPQELGYLVRLQELALSSNKLMGSIPNTLESLINLIRLYLWDNQLSGHIPRELGSLVSLQKLELSGNKLIGPIPNTFGNLTKLTTLHLFDNQLSGHVPRELGYMVNLEELELSENKLMGSIPNTFGNLTNLITLYLSYNQLSMLVPRELGSMVNIESLDLSDNKLMGSIPNSFGNLTKLIVLYLGGNQFSGHVPPEIGSLMDLIDLQFYSNNLFGALPPNLCVGGMLETLAAFDNNLNGPLPSSLASCRSLVRVRLQRNQIEGDISEMGLYPNLVYMDMSSNKLFGQLSYHWGGCHNLTMLRISNNNLTGEIPASMGKLSQLGLLDLSSNKLEGELPSALGNLRKLFNLSLTDNLLHGSIPREFGEMSSLELLDLSSNNLSGSIKDSIEHCLKLRLLKLNHNNFKGNIPSELGLLGNLQDLLDLSDNSFSGAIPRQLSGLVVLDTLNLSHNELNSSIPSSFQSMKSLTSIDASYNELEGPVPESKLFQGASIQLFMHNKMLCGVVKGLPPCSSATHSRRETKGNKILVLVIVPAMISLVLVTVTLMFRHERKKTKETMIDKVTQEKVFSIWSFDGANVFKQIVEATNNFSEMHCVGTGGYGSVYKARLASCEVFAVKKIHMVEDECCVNEQVFNREIEALVQIRHRNIVKLFGYCSSGQGRFLIYEYIERGDLAETPKDNEKAIELDWRRRIHIGLDVVHALAYMHHDCSSPIVHRDITSNNILLDLEFRACISDFGMAKILNIYGENLTRLAGTKGYLAPELAYTENMTEKCDVYNFGVLVLELFMGSHPGDLLSSFSLATKNNVVCLQDLLDSRLALPDAETTREIYCILSVAAQCLESRPSHRPTARRASDELSTVKVHEDHVDYLQAGITFPIL; this comes from the exons ATGGAGTTCCAGCGGAACAAAACCATGCTACTAGCCATGGCGACCTCCCCTCACCTAAAGCTCGTCTTGCTCGCTATCCTGCTAGCCTCGTTTCGGCAAGCCATGGCGGCACCACCTCCCTCCCTCCTGGAAGAACAGGCAGGAGCCCTCCTCGCCTGGAAAGCCACCATCCAAAGCCCTCCAGCCCAGCTCCAGTCCTGGGGAAACACCACAACACGGCCATGCGGCTGGTACGGCATCAAGTGCGGCCAGCATCGAGCGAGGCGCCAAGAGGTGGTGATCACCGAGATCTTTCTCCGGGGGTTGCGGCTGAGAGCGAGGCTGGACGCCCTCAACTTCACGGTGTTGCATACTCTCACGAGTATCCGGCTCCCCTTCAACCAGATAAGGGGCCCCTTTCCACCCGCTTTAGCATCATCCCTGCCAAACCTGCGGCACCTACTGCTCCAGGGAAATAAAATCTCCGGTGAAATACCATGGCAAATAAAACACCTCGAGAGTCTAGTGGGGTTGGTTTTGTCAGAAAACCACTTCTTTGGTCACATCCCCATTGAAGTAGGCTACCTAAAGAAGCTGATCAGGCTAGATTTTTCCAGCAGCAACCTCACAGGCACCATTCCAAGGAGCCTAGGGAATTGCACTAAACTCACTATCTTGTACCTTGATGGTAACCAGTTATCCGGATTACttcctcaagaactaggttacctaGTGAGATTACAAGAATTAGCTCTTAGCAGCAACAAACTCATGGGTTCCATCCCCAATACACTTGAGAGTTTGATTAACCTCATTCGGTTGTACCTATGGGATAACCAACTCTCCGGACATATTCCTCGAGAACTAGGTTCCCTTGTGAGTCTACAAAAATTGGAACTTAGTGGAAACAAACTCATAGGCCCCATCCCCAATACCTTCGGAAATTTGACAAAGCTCACTACCTTGCACCTATTTGATAACCAACTCTCAGGACATGTTCCTCGAGAACTAGGTTACATGGTGAATCTGGAAGAGTTGGAGCTTAGTGAAAACAAACTCATGGGTTCCATCCCTAATACCTTTGGAAATTTGACCAATCTCATTACCTTGTACTTATCTTATAACCAACTCTCCATGCTTGTTCCTCGAGAACTAGGTTCCATGGTAAATATAGAATCGTTGGACCTTAGCGACAACAAACTCATGGGATCTATCCCCAATAGCTTTGGAAATTTGACCAAGCTCATTGTCTTATACCTCGGTGGTAATCAATTCTCTGGACATGTTCCACCAGAAATTGGTAGCTTAATGGATCTCATAGATCTTCAATTTTATAGTAACAATCTCTTCGGTGCCTTGCCACCTAACTTGTGTGTTGGTGGCATGCTCGAGACATTAGCTGCATTTGACAACAATCTCAATGGACCTCTGCCATCAAGTTTGGCAAGCTGCAGAAGCCTAGTTAGAGTTCGCCTTCAAAGGAATCAAATAGAAGGAGATATTTCTGAGATGGGGCTTTATCCAAATCTGGTCTATATGGATATGAGCTCAAATAAACTATTTGGTCAATTATCTTATCACTGGGGGGGATGTCATAACCTTACGATGCTACGCATCTCAAACAACAACCTTACGGGGGAAATACCTGCAAGTATGGGGAAACTATCTCAACTAGGGCTACTTGATCTTTCATCAAACAAGCTTGAAGGAGAGCTTCCGAGTGCACTAGGCAATCTAAGAAAATTGTTCAACCTGAGCCTCACGGACAATTTGCTCCATGGAAGCATTCCACGGGAATTTGGAGAAATGTCAAGTCTGGAGTTGCTGGATTTGTCATCAAATAACCTAAGTGGTTCAATAAAAGACTCAATTGAGCATTGTTTGAAGCTTCGTCTTTTGAAGTTAAATCACAATAATTTCAAAGGAAACATCCCTTCTGAACTAGGGTTATTAGGCAACTTACAAGACCTATTGGATTTAAGTGATAATTCATTTAGTGGGGCAATACCAAGACAACTTAGTGGTCTTGTCGTGCTAGACACCCTGAATCTTTCACACAATGAACTTAATAGCTCCATCCCGTCATCATTTCAGAGTATGAAAAGCTTGACATCCATTGATGCATCTTACAATGAATTGGAAGGGCCAGTCCCGGAGAGTAAGCTCTTCCAAGGAGCTTCAATCCAATTGTTCATGCATAATAAAATGTTGTGTGGTGTGGTGAAAGGATTGCCCCCATGTAGTAGTGCAACTCATAGCAGAAGGGAAACGAAGGGAAACAAAATACTTGTATTAGTCATCGTTCCTGCTATGATATCTCTTGTTCTTGTCACGGTGACATTGATGTTCCGACATGAAAGGAAGAAAACCAAGGAAACTATGATCGATAAAGTAACACAAGAAAAAGTCTTCTCTATTTGGAGTTTTGATGGAGCAAATGTGTTCAAACAAATCGTTGAAGCAACAAACAATTTTAGCGAAATGCATTGCGTAGGAACCGGGGGATATGGatctgtctacaaagctagactcgCATCATGCGAAGTATTTGCAGTGAAGAAGATACACATGGTAGAAGATGAGTGTTGCGTGAACGAGCAGGTGTTCAATCGTGAAATCGAGGCATTGGTGCAAATTCGTCATCGAAACATTGTAAAACTTTTTGGGTATTGTTCCTCTGGCCAAGGCAGGTTCCTTATCTATGAATATATTGAGAGAGGAGACTTGGCAGAAACACCGAAGGACAACGAAAAGGCAATTGAATTGGATTGGAGAAGACGGATACATATTGGGTTGGATGTGGTTCATGCTTTGGCATATATGCATCATGATTGTTCGTCACCTATAGTCCATAGGGATATAACAAGCAACAATATTTTGCTTGATCTAGAATTTAGAGCTTGCATCTCTGACTTCGGTATGGCTAAAATTCTCAATATTTATGGCGAGAATCTCACAAGGCTTGCTGGGACGAAAGGCTATCTTGCCCCAG AGCTAGCATATACAGAAAACATGACGGAGAAATGCGATGTATACAACTTTGGAGTGCTTGTTTTGGAGCTATTTATGGGATCTCATCCAGGTGATCTGCTCTCATCCTTCTCATTGGCCACCAAGAACAATGTTGTGTGCCTGCAAGATCTGCTGGACTCCAGGCTCGCGCTCCCAGATGCTGAAACTACTAGGGAAATATACTGCATTCTCAGTGTTGCAGCTCAGTGTCTGGAGTCACGTCCATCACACAGGCCAACGGCACGACGTGCCAGTGATGAGCTATCTACGGTTAAAGTTCATGAAGATCATGTTGATTATTTGCAGGCTGGCATCACCTTTCCTATTCTGTAG
- the LOC123090513 gene encoding MDIS1-interacting receptor like kinase 2-like, translating into MDTSPHLKLICLALLLASIPYAMAALPPSLLEEQARALLAWKATIQNPPAQLQSWGNTTTRPCGWYGIWCGEHQASITEISLGGLRLRAMLEALNFTALHTLTSIRLPYNQIRGSFPPVLASSLPNLRHLLLQGNELSGEIPRQIKQLESLVGLDLSDNHLSGPIPAELGHLKKLTRLDFSTNNLTGPVPRSLWNCTKLTILYLTHNLLSGNVPREVGYLVNLEHLHLSQNKLMGSIPNTFGNLTKLTTLKLFDNQLSGHVPREIGTLMDLEDLQFDRNNLSGPLPPDLCVGGMLKILTASDNNLNGPLPSSLVNCRSLVRLRLERNQIEGDISKMGVYPNLVYMDMNSNKLFGQLSYQWGGCHNLTMLRFSKNNLTGGIPASMGNLSQLGILDLSSNKLEGEIPGALGNLQKMFNLNLAENLLHGSIPEEIGLLSNLEFLDLSSNNLNGLVQDSIEHCLNLRFLKLNGNNFKENIPAKLGLLRNLHDQLDISDNSFTGAIPSQLSGLIMLANLNLSHNELNGSIPSSFQSMESLISIDVSYNKLEGQVPDSKVFRQAPIQQFMHNKKLCGVVKGLPPCSSATQSRGKRKGYKIHVLTTIPALLFLVLIAVILMFWHKRRKTKATNTDKVIQANVFSIWSFDGKIVFKEIVEATNDFSEMHCIGIGGHGSVYKARLATCEIFAVKKIHMIEDDCRVNELVFIREIEALVQIRHRNVVKLFGYCSSSQGSFLIYEYMERGDLAKTLKDNERAIELDWRRRICIVLGVVHALAYMHHDCSSPIVHRDITSNNILLDQEFRACISDFGTAKVLNIYGENFTRLAGTKGYLAPELAYTENVTEKCDVYSFGVLVLELFMGSHPGDFLSSLSLATKNNVVCLLDLLDPRLMIPDAETAREIYRILSVAVQCLEPNPSHRPTARRASDELSTIKGGEGQVDFLQAGITFPAL; encoded by the exons ATGGACACCTCTCCTCACCTAAAGCTCATCTGTCTCGCTCTCCTGCTAGCTTCGATTCCCTACGCCATGGCAGCGCTACCTCCTTCCCTCCTAGAAGAACAGGCCAGAGCCCTCCTAGCCTGGAAAGCCACCATACAGAACCCCCCAGCCCAGCTCCAATCCTGGGGAAACACCACAACACGGCCATGCGGCTGGTACGGCATCTGGTGTGGCGAGCATCAAGCAAGCATCACCGAGATCTCTCTCGGGGGGCTGCGGCTGAGAGCGATGCTGGAGGCCCTTAACTTCACGGCGTTGCATACTCTCACGAGTATCCGACTACCCTACAATCAGATAAGGGGCTCATTTCCACCCGTTTTAGCATCATCCTTGCCAAACCTGCggcacctgctgctccagggaaaTGAACTCTCGGGTGAAATACCGAGGCAAATAAAACAATTAGAGAGTCTCGTTGGGTTGGATTTGTCAGACAACCACTTGTCCGGTCCTATACCCGCTGAACTAGGTCACCTGAAGAAGCTGACCAGGTTAGATTTTTCCACCAACAACCTAACAGGTCCTGTTCCAAGAAGTCTATGGAATTGCACTAAGCTCACTATCTTGTACCTTACTCACAATCTGTTATCCGGAAATGTTCCCCGAGAAGTAGGTTACTTGGTGAATCTGGAACACTTGCACCTTAGTCAAAACAAACTCATGGGTT CCATCCCCAATACCTTTGGAAATTTGACCAAGCTCACTACCCTGAAACTATTTGACAATCAACTCTCTGGACATGTTCCACGAGAAATTGGCACCTTGATGGATCTCGAAGATCTACAATTTGATCGTAACAATCTCTCTGGTCCCTTGCCACCTGACTTGTGCGTTGGTGGCATGCTCAAGATATTAACTGCATCTGACAACAATCTCAATGGACCTCTACCATCAAGTTTGGTAAACTGCAGAAGCCTAGTCAGACTTCGTCTTGAAAGGAATCAAATAGAAGGAGATATTTCTAAGATGGGTGTTTATCCAAATTTGGTGTATATGGATATGAACTCAAATAAACTATTTGGTCAATTATCCTATCAGTGGGGAGGATGTCATAATCTTACAATGCTACGCTTCTCAAAAAACAACCTTACAGGGGGGATACCCGCAAGTATGGGGAACCTATCTCAGCTAGGGATACTTGATCTTTCTTCAAACAAGCTTGAAGGAGAGATTCCGGGTGCACTAGGCAATTTACAGAAAATGTTTAACCTCAACCTCGCAGAAAATTTGCTCCATGGAAGCATTCCAGAAGAAATTGGATTGCTATCCAATCTAGAGTTTTTGGATTTGTCATCAAATAACCTAAATGGTTTGGTACAAGATTCAATCGAGCATTGTTTGAACCTTCGCTTTTTGAAGCTGAATGGCAATAACTTTAAAGAAAACATCCCCGCCAAGCTAGGGTTATTGCGCAACTTACATGACCAATTGGAtataagtgacaattcatttacTGGGGCAATACCAAGCCAACTTAGTGGTCTAATCATGCTAGCTAATCTAAATCTTTCACACAATGAACTTAATGGCTCCATCCCATCATCATTTCAAAGTATGGAAAGCTTGATATCCATTGATGTATCTTACAACAAATTGGAAGGGCAGGTCCCGGACAGTAAGGTCTTCCGACAAGCTCCAATCCAGCAGTTCATGCATAATAAGAAGCTATGTGGTGTTGTGAAAGGATTGCCCCCTTGTAGTAGTGCAACTCAAAGCAGAGGCAAGAGGAAAGGATACAAAATACATGTACTAACCACTATTCCTGCTCTGCTATTTCTTGTTCTTATTGCGGTGATATTGATGTTCTGGCATAAAAGAAGGAAAACCAAGGCAACTAACACCGATAAAGTAATACAAGCAAACGTCTTTTCTATTTGGAGTTTTGATGGAAAAATTGTCTTCAAGGAAATCGTTGAAGCAACCAACGATTTTAGTGAGATGCATTGCATTGGTATCGGGGGACATGGATcagtctacaaagctagacttgcaACATGCGAAATATTTGCAGTGAAGAAGATACACATGATAGAAGATGATTGTCGCGTGAACGAACTTGTGTTCATTCGTGAAATCGAGGCATTGGTGCAGATTCGTCACCGAAACGTCGTAAAACTTTTTGGGTATTGTTCCTCTAGCCAAGGCAGCTTCCTTATCTATGAATATATGGAGAGAGGagacttggcaaaaacactaaagGACAATGAAAGGGCAATTGAATTGGATTGGAGAAGGCGGATTTGTATTGTGTTGGGTGTGGTTCATGCTTTGGCCTACATGCATCATGATTGTTCGTCACCAATAGTCCATAGAGACATAACAAGCAACAACATTTTGCTTGATCAAGAATTTAGAGCTTGCATCTCTGACTTCGGTACGGCTAAAGTTCTCAATATTTACGGCGAGAATTTCACAAGGCTTGCTGGGACGAAAGGCTATCTTGCCCCAG AGCTAGCATATACAGAAAATGTGACGGAGAAATGTGACGTATACAGCTTCGGAGTGCTTGTTTTGGAGCTATTTATGGGATCTCATCCAGGCGATTTCCTCTCATCCCTGTCATTGGCCACCAAGAACAATGTCGTGTGCCTGCTAGATCTACTGGACCCCAGG
- the LOC123094160 gene encoding horcolin, giving the protein MSDQLNFPFHLCFIRCAAAREFANEMVQGPSPVVKLGAWGSDGGAAHDIDVTAAPPHRLESIALRWGKVIDSLAFTYTDKDGQPHAAGPWGGAGGVSEDLITLAPSEYVTEVGWTVGPFKLKEIKACVTSLKFVTNLGTTYGPFGNGDGTHHSLPVLDAGSVVGMFCRADDYLHAIGFYVRPLAIVKSTTASPAKPQGESLPALATEG; this is encoded by the exons ATGAGTGATCAGCTCAACTTTCCTTTCCATCTCTGCTTCATTCGTTGTGCGGCCGCGCGAGAGTTTGCTAACGAAATG GTGCAGGGGCCGAGCCCGGTGGTGAAGCTGGGGGCGTGGGGCAGCGACGGCGGGGCCGCCCACGACATCGACGTCACCGCGGCGCCGCCGCACCGGCTGGAGAGCATCGCCCTCCGCTGGGGCAAGGTCATCGACTCCCTCGCCTTCACCTACACCGACAAGGACGGGCAGCCGCACGCCGCCGGGCCCTGGGGCGGCGCCGGAGGCGTGTCGGAAGACCTG ATCACCCTGGCCCCCTCGGAGTACGTGACGGAGGTCGGCTGGACCGTGGGCCCGTTCAAGCTCAAGGAGATAAAGGCCTGCGTCACCTCGCTCAAGTTCGTGACCAACCTGGGGACCACCTACGGCCCCTTCGGCAACGGGGACGGCACGCACCACAGCCTGCCCGTGCTCGACGCCGGCAGCGTCGTCGGCATGTTCTGCCGCGCCGACGACTACCTCCATGCCATCGGCTTCTACGTCCGACCCTTGGCCATCGTCAAATCCACCACGGCCTCGCCAGCCAAGCCTCAAGGGGAGAGTTTGCCTGCCCTAGCCACCGAGGGATAG